A window from Mus caroli chromosome 2, CAROLI_EIJ_v1.1, whole genome shotgun sequence encodes these proteins:
- the Asb6 gene encoding ankyrin repeat and SOCS box protein 6 → MPFLHGFRRIIFEYQPLVDAILGALGIQDLERQEPLDDYASSEESRILVLTELLEQKAHSPFYQEGVSNALLKMAELGLTRAAAVLLQSGANLNFEDPVTYYTALHIAVLRNQPDMVELLVRHGADINRRDRIHESSPLDLASEEPERLPCLQRLLDLGADVNAADKNGKTALLHALASSDGVQIHNTDNIRLLLEGGADVKATTKDGDTVFTCIIFLLGETVCGDKEEAPMINRFCFQVTQLLLAHGADPSECPAHESLTHICLKSFKLHFPLLCFLLESGAAYNCSLHGASCWSGFNLVFERLCSHPGCAEDDSHIELLHKAETVLDLMVTSSQRLQLPENLNIHPVGSLAGKIQALHASLRQLESYPPPLKHLCRVSIRLCLRPWPVDTKVKALPLPDRLKWYLLSAHSDTQDTC, encoded by the exons ATGCCGTTCCTGCACGGCTTCCGCAGGATCATCTTCGAGTACCAGCCCCTGGTGGACGCCATCCTTGGCGCCCTGGGCATCCAGGATCTGGAGCGGCAGGAGCCCCTGGATGA TTATGCTTCCAGTGAGGAGAGCCGGATCCTGGTCCTCACGGAGCTGCTGGAGCAGAAGGCTCACTCTCCATTCTACCAGGAAGGCGTGAGCAATGCGTTGCTGAAGATGGCTGAGCTGGGCCTGACTCGGGCAGCTGCTGTCCTTCTGCAGAGTGGGGCCAACCTCAATTTTGAAG ACCCTGTTACCTACTACACAGCCCTGCACATTGCTGTCCTGAGAAACCAGCCTGACATGGTGGAGCTGCTGGTGCGCCACGGGGCTGACATCAACAGGAGGGACCGG ATCCATGAGAGCAGCCCCTTGGATCTGGCCAGTGAGGAACCCGAACGCCTGCCCTGCCTGCAGCGCCTCTTGGATCTTGGAGCAGATGTCAATGCAGCTGACAAGAATG GGAAGACAGCTTTACTTCACGCCCTGGCCAGCAGCGATGGCGTGCAGATCCACAACACAGACAACATCCGGCTCCTCCTGGAGGGAG GGGCAGACGTCAAGGCCACCACCAAGGATGGGGACACTGTATTCACCTGCATCATCTTCCTGCTCGGTGAGACTGTCTGTGGGGACAAGGAGGAGGCCCCGATGATCAACCGCTTCTGCTTCCAAGTCACGCAGCTCTTGCTGGCCCACGGTGCCGACCCCAGCGAGTGCCCGGCCCATGAGTCCCTCACGCACATCTGCCTCAAGAGCTTCAAGCTGCACTTCCcgctcctctgcttcctgctggagTCTGGAGCCGCCTACAACTGCTCCCTGCATGGTGCGTCCTGTTGGTCTGGCTTCAACCTCGTTTTTGAGAGGCTCTGCTCGCACCCGGGCTGTGCCGAGGACGACAGCCACATTGAGCTTCTGCATAAGGCTGAGACCGTGCTGGACCTCATGGTGACCAGCTCCCAGAGGCTGCAGCTGCCTGAGAACCTCAACATCCACCCAGTGGGTAGCCTGGCAGGGAAGATCCAGGCCCTTCATGCCTCCCTGAGGCAGCTCGAGAGCTACCCGCCACCTCTCAAACACCTGTGCCGGGTGTCCATCCGGCTGTGCCTGCGACCGTGGCCTGTGGACACCAAGGTCAAAGCACTGCCCTTGCCTGACAGGCTCAAGTGGTACCTGCTCAGTGCACACAGTGATACCCAAGACACTTGCTGA
- the Ntmt1 gene encoding N-terminal Xaa-Pro-Lys N-methyltransferase 1 isoform X3 has translation MVDVTEDFLAKAKTYLGEEGKRVRNYFCCGLQDFSPEPGSYDVIWIQWVIGHLTDQHLAEFLRRCKRGLRPNGIIVIKDNMAQEGVILDDVDSSVCRDLEVVRRIIRSAGLSLLAEERQENLPDEIYHVYSFALR, from the exons ATGGTCGACGTGACGGAAGACTTCCTGGCCAAAGCCAAGACCTACCTGGGGGAAGAGGGCAAGAGGGTGAGGAACTACTTCTGCTGTGGGCTGCAGGACTTCAGCCCTGAGCCTGGCTCCTATGACGTGATCTGGATCCAGTGGGTGATAG GCCACCTGACGGATCAGCACCTGGCTGAGTTTCTGCGACGCTGCAAGCGGGGCCTGCGCCCCAACGGCATCATCGTCATCAAGGACAACATGGCCCAGGAGGGTGTGATCCTGGATGACGTGGACAGCAGTGTGTGCCGTGACCTTGAGGTGGTCCGCCGGATCATCCGCAGTgcaggcctcagcctcctggccGAGGAGCGCCAGGAAAACCTGCCAGATGAGATCTACCATGTCTACAGCTTCGCCCTGAGATGA
- the Ntmt1 gene encoding N-terminal Xaa-Pro-Lys N-methyltransferase 1 isoform X4 → MRNSFIRRPRPTGSRSHPRWTACSGGPNKTGTSCALDCGAGIGRITKRLLLPLFRVVDMVDVTEDFLAKAKTYLGEEGKRVRNYFCCGLQDFSPEPGSYDVIWIQWVIGHLTDQHLAEFLRRCKRGLRPNGIIVIKDNMAQEGVILDDVDSSVCRDLEVVRRIIRSAGLSLLAEERQENLPDEIYHVYSFALR, encoded by the exons ATGAGAAACAGTTTTATTCGAAGGCCAAGACCTACTGGAAGCAGATCCCACCCACGGTGGACGGCATGCTCGGGGG GCCCAAACAAGACAGGGACTTCCTGCGCCTTGGACTGTGGTGCTGGTATTGGAAGGATCACCAAGCGCCTGCTCCTGCCACTCTTCAGGGTGGTTGACATGGTCGACGTGACGGAAGACTTCCTGGCCAAAGCCAAGACCTACCTGGGGGAAGAGGGCAAGAGGGTGAGGAACTACTTCTGCTGTGGGCTGCAGGACTTCAGCCCTGAGCCTGGCTCCTATGACGTGATCTGGATCCAGTGGGTGATAG GCCACCTGACGGATCAGCACCTGGCTGAGTTTCTGCGACGCTGCAAGCGGGGCCTGCGCCCCAACGGCATCATCGTCATCAAGGACAACATGGCCCAGGAGGGTGTGATCCTGGATGACGTGGACAGCAGTGTGTGCCGTGACCTTGAGGTGGTCCGCCGGATCATCCGCAGTgcaggcctcagcctcctggccGAGGAGCGCCAGGAAAACCTGCCAGATGAGATCTACCATGTCTACAGCTTCGCCCTGAGATGA
- the Ntmt1 gene encoding N-terminal Xaa-Pro-Lys N-methyltransferase 1 isoform X2 gives MTSEVIEDEKQFYSKAKTYWKQIPPTVDGMLGGYGHISNIDLNSSRKFLQRFLREGPNKTGTSCALDCGAGIGRITKRLLLPLFRVVDMVDVTEDFLAKAKTYLGEEGKRVRNYFCCGLQDFSPEPGSYDVIWIQWVIGHLTDQHLAEFLRRCKRGLRPNGIIVIKDNMAQEGVILDDVDSSVCRDLEVVRRIIRSAGLSLLAEERQENLPDEIYHVYSFALR, from the exons ATGACAAGCGAGGTGATTGAGGATGAGAAACAGTTTTATTCGAAGGCCAAGACCTACTGGAAGCAGATCCCACCCACGGTGGACGGCATGCTCGGGGGGTATGGCCACATCTCCAACATCGACCTCAACAGCTCCCGGAAGTTTCTGCAGAGGTTTTTAAGG GAAGGCCCAAACAAGACAGGGACTTCCTGCGCCTTGGACTGTGGTGCTGGTATTGGAAGGATCACCAAGCGCCTGCTCCTGCCACTCTTCAGGGTGGTTGACATGGTCGACGTGACGGAAGACTTCCTGGCCAAAGCCAAGACCTACCTGGGGGAAGAGGGCAAGAGGGTGAGGAACTACTTCTGCTGTGGGCTGCAGGACTTCAGCCCTGAGCCTGGCTCCTATGACGTGATCTGGATCCAGTGGGTGATAG GCCACCTGACGGATCAGCACCTGGCTGAGTTTCTGCGACGCTGCAAGCGGGGCCTGCGCCCCAACGGCATCATCGTCATCAAGGACAACATGGCCCAGGAGGGTGTGATCCTGGATGACGTGGACAGCAGTGTGTGCCGTGACCTTGAGGTGGTCCGCCGGATCATCCGCAGTgcaggcctcagcctcctggccGAGGAGCGCCAGGAAAACCTGCCAGATGAGATCTACCATGTCTACAGCTTCGCCCTGAGATGA